In the Flagellimonas sp. MMG031 genome, one interval contains:
- a CDS encoding thioredoxin family protein: MTELIFFTSKTCGVCKVLKPKLLEAVQANFPKVSIRLVDVEEEEEFTGQSMVFTLPVVIIKVDGREMYRFARSFSVYEVLEKLKRLSAVSS, encoded by the coding sequence ATGACGGAATTGATTTTTTTCACCAGTAAAACCTGCGGGGTTTGCAAGGTCCTGAAGCCTAAACTCCTTGAAGCGGTTCAAGCAAACTTCCCAAAAGTGAGCATCCGTTTGGTGGATGTGGAAGAGGAAGAGGAGTTTACCGGGCAGTCCATGGTGTTTACCCTTCCCGTGGTCATCATTAAGGTCGATGGCAGGGAAATGTACCGCTTTGCGCGAAGCTTTTCGGTCTACGAAGTATTGGAAAAACTGAAACGGTTGAGTGCCGTATCCTCTTAA
- a CDS encoding NIPSNAP family protein: protein MKTIKLLLACLILASCGNPKTETEETTQSPETASNQREFYQLKIYTFSSEEQEATVDHYLENAFIPAVKRQGIDKVGVFKSRPTETDTVQKTFVLLPFEDLEQFRALEENIMNDSTYASTVSTYIDANYDNPPYDRIQSILMRAFPDMPQMKTPNLDSPRSERVYELRSYESPTEKYYWNKVDMFNAGGEIPLFDRLDFQAVFYGEVLSGPKMPNLMYMTTHADMDTRNQHWDAFVNSPEWKELIAMPKYKNNMSHIDMWFLYPTEYSDY, encoded by the coding sequence ATGAAGACTATCAAACTACTATTGGCATGCCTCATCCTGGCAAGCTGTGGCAACCCAAAAACTGAAACCGAAGAAACTACCCAATCTCCAGAGACCGCATCAAACCAACGCGAATTCTATCAACTAAAAATCTACACCTTCAGCTCCGAAGAACAAGAGGCCACGGTGGACCATTACCTGGAAAACGCTTTTATACCCGCTGTAAAAAGACAGGGTATTGACAAGGTCGGGGTTTTTAAATCACGTCCAACCGAAACAGATACGGTACAGAAAACCTTTGTGCTGTTACCTTTTGAAGACTTGGAACAATTTCGGGCGTTGGAGGAAAACATTATGAATGACAGCACCTACGCAAGCACTGTAAGTACATATATCGATGCGAACTACGATAATCCCCCTTATGATCGTATCCAATCCATCCTGATGCGAGCCTTTCCCGATATGCCCCAAATGAAAACACCCAATTTGGACAGTCCAAGGTCGGAACGGGTCTATGAACTCCGTAGTTATGAATCTCCTACGGAAAAATATTATTGGAACAAGGTGGATATGTTCAATGCTGGTGGCGAAATACCACTTTTTGACCGATTGGACTTTCAAGCTGTGTTTTACGGTGAAGTGCTCTCCGGACCCAAAATGCCCAACTTAATGTACATGACCACCCATGCCGATATGGATACCAGAAACCAACATTGGGATGCCTTTGTAAACTCTCCCGAATGGAAAGAGCTCATTGCCATGCCCAAATACAAGAACAATATGTCGCATATTGATATGTGGTTCCTCTACCCTACCGAGTATTCCGATTATTAG
- a CDS encoding MFS transporter gives MKPSNHILPIIVLSQFCCTSLWFAGNGVMRDLVATFGLSESAVGHLTSAVQFGFIVGTLVFAILSIADRFSPSKVFFGCAVLGALFNLGVVWDGNGLASILSFRFFTGFFLAGIYPVGMKIAADYYEKGLGKSLGYLVGALVVGTAFPHLLKEMTHTLPWNTVLVSTSGLAVLGGSLMITLVPNGPYRKRSQQFQLSAFIQVFQNRSFRSAAFGYFGHMWELYTFWAFVPIMLQTYALVHPNTHFPVPLLSFVIIAVGGLACVMGGYLSQVAGTKRVASMALLLSGLCCLISPLLFMQGSATLFIAFLLFWGMVVIADSPLFSTLVAQNASAEIKGTALTIVNCIGFAITIVSIQLVNELRIWSNSNMVYMVLALGPLFGLMALASKKKG, from the coding sequence ATGAAACCCTCCAACCACATCCTCCCCATCATCGTGCTATCGCAATTCTGCTGCACCTCACTTTGGTTTGCGGGCAATGGGGTGATGCGCGATTTGGTTGCCACATTTGGGTTAAGTGAAAGCGCTGTGGGACATTTGACCTCAGCGGTGCAGTTTGGGTTTATCGTGGGTACTTTGGTATTTGCCATTTTATCCATTGCCGATCGGTTTTCGCCATCCAAGGTATTTTTTGGCTGTGCTGTTTTGGGTGCACTCTTTAATTTGGGTGTGGTTTGGGATGGTAACGGACTGGCGAGCATCTTATCCTTTCGTTTTTTTACGGGCTTTTTCCTCGCGGGTATCTACCCCGTAGGTATGAAGATAGCCGCAGATTACTACGAAAAAGGATTGGGCAAATCCCTTGGCTATTTAGTGGGAGCACTGGTGGTTGGCACCGCATTCCCTCATTTACTCAAGGAAATGACCCATACCTTGCCTTGGAACACCGTGCTGGTGTCCACTTCCGGCTTGGCCGTTTTGGGTGGCAGTCTAATGATAACGCTCGTTCCCAATGGTCCCTACCGAAAACGCAGCCAACAGTTTCAATTATCCGCCTTTATCCAAGTGTTCCAAAACCGAAGTTTCCGCTCGGCAGCCTTTGGCTATTTTGGACACATGTGGGAGTTGTACACTTTTTGGGCCTTTGTCCCGATTATGCTTCAAACCTATGCGCTGGTCCATCCAAATACCCACTTTCCCGTTCCCTTATTGTCCTTTGTCATTATTGCGGTTGGTGGCTTGGCCTGTGTAATGGGTGGTTATCTGTCGCAAGTGGCCGGAACCAAACGCGTGGCCTCGATGGCCCTCCTGCTTTCCGGGCTTTGTTGTTTGATTTCTCCCCTACTTTTCATGCAAGGTTCAGCTACTCTCTTCATCGCCTTTTTACTGTTCTGGGGCATGGTGGTGATTGCCGATTCCCCGCTCTTCTCCACCTTGGTGGCCCAAAACGCTTCTGCAGAAATCAAAGGCACTGCTCTGACCATTGTAAATTGTATCGGCTTTGCCATAACCATTGTTAGCATTCAATTGGTGAACGAGCTGCGGATATGGTCCAACTCCAACATGGTTTACATGGTTTTGGCCCTAGGTCCCCTTTTTGGACTTATGGCTTTGGCTTCGAAGAAAAAGGGCTGA
- the polA gene encoding DNA polymerase I produces MSDQKRLFLLDAYALIFRGYYALIKNPRINSKGMDTSAIMGFMNSLFDVIKREQPDHLAVAFDKGGSVERTEMFEDYKANRDETPDAIRIAVPYIQQILEAMKIPVVELEGYEADDLIGTLAKQAEKENYKVFMVTPDKDFGQLVSENIFMYRPARMGNGIEIWGIPEVQKRFGVKRPEQVIDYLGMMGDASDNIPGLPGVGDKTAKKFIEQFDSMEGLLSNTDKLKGKMKEKVEEHAELGRLSRKLAEIKTDCDVQFHAEDYEMCPPDAEKVQEIFEELEFRRLKDQFIKLFTEEAEATTQVTSTQTAKEEAKVAGSGQFTLFGGDPSEAAATIKDVNSRLTIGDVPHFYQKVQDGKGMELFLEMLMKQPSVCFDTETTSLNPLEAELVGIAFSWSPGKGFYVPFPNNQNDAQPLIEKLRPFFESETIEKVGQNLKYDIKVMQNYGVEVKGKLFDTMLAHYLINPDMRHNMDVLSETYLNYTPISITELIGKKGKNQLSMRDVPLEKQTEYAVEDADITFQLGLKFTPELKEAHTDKLFDEIEIPLLRVLADMELEGINLDKDYLGGLSEQLDKDIAELEKKIYADAGEEFNIASPKQLGDILFGKLKLVDKPKKTKTGQFSTSEDVLSYLAKDHEIIKNVLDYRGLAKLKSTYVDALPNEVQQKTGRVHTDYMQTVAATGRLSSNNPNLQNIPIRTERGRQVRNAFIPRDENYVLLAADYSQIELRIIAALSEEDTMISAFKNGEDIHASTASKVFNVPIEEVTREQRSNAKTVNFGIIYGVSAFGLSNQTDLSRSEAKELIDTYYKTYPKLRNYISEQVDFAREHGYVQTVLGRRRYLKDINAGNQVVRGAAERNAVNAPIQGSAADIIKIAMINIHKKLSEGKYKTKMLLQVHDELVFDCYKPELDKMKQLIKSEMENAYKLSVPLDVEVGIGENWLEAH; encoded by the coding sequence ATGTCTGACCAAAAAAGACTGTTTCTTTTAGACGCCTACGCGCTAATTTTCCGTGGCTACTATGCCCTCATTAAAAACCCACGAATCAACTCCAAAGGGATGGACACCTCGGCCATTATGGGGTTCATGAACTCCCTTTTTGATGTGATCAAACGGGAACAGCCTGACCATTTGGCGGTGGCCTTTGACAAGGGAGGTAGCGTGGAGCGGACCGAAATGTTCGAAGACTACAAGGCAAACCGGGATGAAACTCCGGATGCCATCCGTATAGCAGTGCCCTACATCCAGCAAATTTTGGAGGCCATGAAGATTCCCGTAGTGGAGTTGGAGGGGTATGAGGCCGACGACCTCATCGGCACCTTGGCCAAACAGGCCGAAAAAGAAAACTACAAGGTGTTTATGGTGACTCCCGACAAGGATTTTGGGCAATTGGTGAGCGAAAATATTTTTATGTACCGACCTGCACGAATGGGAAACGGCATCGAAATTTGGGGCATCCCCGAAGTGCAAAAACGATTTGGCGTGAAACGCCCCGAACAGGTGATTGATTACCTCGGAATGATGGGCGATGCCAGCGACAATATTCCCGGACTGCCGGGCGTAGGTGATAAAACGGCCAAAAAGTTCATCGAACAGTTCGATTCCATGGAAGGATTGTTGAGCAATACCGACAAGCTGAAGGGCAAAATGAAGGAAAAAGTGGAGGAACATGCCGAGTTGGGCCGTTTATCCCGAAAATTGGCCGAGATCAAAACGGATTGTGACGTACAATTCCATGCGGAAGACTACGAAATGTGTCCGCCTGATGCCGAGAAGGTCCAAGAGATTTTTGAGGAACTCGAATTCCGAAGACTAAAGGATCAGTTCATCAAATTATTCACCGAAGAAGCGGAAGCGACCACTCAGGTAACCAGTACCCAAACCGCCAAGGAAGAGGCCAAGGTGGCAGGCAGTGGTCAGTTTACCCTATTTGGTGGCGACCCTTCGGAGGCCGCGGCCACCATCAAGGATGTAAACAGCCGATTGACCATTGGCGACGTACCCCATTTTTATCAGAAGGTTCAGGATGGCAAGGGCATGGAACTTTTTCTGGAAATGCTGATGAAGCAACCCTCCGTCTGTTTTGATACCGAGACCACTTCCCTGAATCCGTTGGAAGCCGAATTGGTGGGTATTGCCTTTAGTTGGTCGCCCGGCAAAGGGTTTTATGTGCCCTTCCCCAACAATCAAAATGATGCACAACCATTGATTGAAAAATTGCGCCCCTTCTTTGAATCGGAAACCATTGAAAAGGTGGGGCAAAACCTCAAATATGACATCAAAGTGATGCAAAATTATGGTGTAGAGGTCAAAGGAAAATTGTTCGATACCATGCTGGCCCACTACCTCATCAACCCCGATATGCGTCACAACATGGATGTGCTGTCCGAGACCTACCTCAACTATACGCCCATTTCCATCACCGAACTCATTGGAAAAAAAGGCAAAAACCAACTCAGTATGCGCGATGTTCCTTTGGAAAAGCAAACAGAATATGCTGTGGAAGACGCCGATATCACGTTTCAACTGGGGCTAAAGTTTACTCCAGAACTCAAGGAAGCCCATACGGACAAATTGTTTGATGAGATTGAAATTCCGTTGCTCCGCGTGCTGGCGGATATGGAGCTGGAAGGTATCAATCTGGACAAGGATTATCTAGGTGGCCTTTCGGAACAATTGGATAAGGACATTGCGGAACTGGAAAAGAAAATCTATGCTGATGCCGGCGAAGAATTCAACATTGCCTCCCCCAAACAGTTGGGCGACATCCTTTTTGGCAAGTTGAAATTGGTGGACAAACCGAAAAAAACCAAAACAGGTCAGTTTTCCACTTCGGAAGATGTGCTGTCCTACTTGGCCAAGGACCACGAAATCATCAAAAACGTGTTGGACTACCGTGGATTGGCAAAACTAAAAAGCACCTATGTGGATGCGCTGCCCAACGAAGTCCAGCAAAAAACAGGTCGGGTACATACCGATTATATGCAAACGGTGGCTGCAACGGGGCGTTTGAGCAGCAACAATCCGAACTTGCAAAACATCCCCATCCGTACCGAGCGTGGACGGCAAGTTCGCAATGCCTTTATCCCAAGGGACGAGAATTACGTCCTCTTGGCGGCGGATTACTCCCAAATTGAGCTGCGCATTATTGCCGCCCTGAGTGAGGAGGACACCATGATTTCTGCCTTTAAAAATGGGGAGGACATTCACGCTTCCACCGCATCCAAAGTTTTTAATGTACCGATTGAGGAGGTGACCCGCGAACAGCGTAGCAACGCCAAAACGGTGAACTTCGGCATTATTTATGGGGTGTCGGCCTTCGGGTTGAGCAACCAAACGGATTTGAGCCGTTCCGAAGCCAAGGAATTGATCGACACCTACTACAAGACCTATCCCAAATTGCGCAATTACATCAGCGAGCAAGTGGATTTTGCCCGTGAGCACGGCTATGTGCAAACGGTGTTGGGCCGTCGCAGATATTTAAAGGATATCAATGCGGGGAACCAAGTGGTGCGTGGCGCAGCGGAACGTAACGCCGTAAACGCTCCCATTCAAGGAAGTGCAGCGGATATTATTAAGATCGCGATGATCAACATCCATAAAAAGCTTTCCGAAGGAAAGTACAAGACCAAAATGCTGCTGCAAGTACACGATGAATTGGTGTTCGATTGCTACAAACCGGAATTGGACAAGATGAAACAACTCATCAAATCGGAAATGGAGAATGCCTATAAACTCTCCGTACCGCTAGATGTGGAAGTGGGTATTGGCGAGAATTGGTTGGAGGCGCATTAA
- a CDS encoding N(4)-(beta-N-acetylglucosaminyl)-L-asparaginase, whose product MERRKFLKNSSLSAAGLVAASNLVACKTETKPEVAPAATIPTPNPIKPIVVCTWNFFNATEKAWEVLKSGGNALDAVEQGVRVEEADETNETVGKGGRPDRDGNVTLDACIMDKDGNCGSVVCMQNIVHPVSVARKVMEVTPHIILAGKGAEKFAYEQGFPKEDLLTESTRKQYEEWLKTSQYETTINIENHDTIGMLAIDGNGDIAGACTTSGMAYKVAGRVGDSPIIGAGLFIDNEVGGATATGVGEEVIRTVGSFLIVELMRQGKSPQEACEEGVKRIMKKNAGRKDFQIGFLAINKNGETGGYCVHPGFTYREYSANGHENREVTSFYE is encoded by the coding sequence ATGGAACGACGCAAATTCCTCAAAAATTCCAGCCTTTCCGCCGCCGGATTGGTTGCCGCTTCCAATTTGGTCGCTTGTAAAACCGAAACAAAACCCGAAGTAGCTCCTGCTGCAACAATTCCAACTCCCAATCCCATCAAACCCATTGTGGTGTGTACCTGGAACTTTTTCAACGCTACCGAGAAAGCTTGGGAAGTACTAAAATCGGGTGGTAATGCCCTAGATGCCGTGGAGCAAGGTGTTAGGGTCGAGGAAGCGGACGAAACCAACGAGACCGTGGGCAAGGGTGGCCGACCCGATCGTGACGGAAACGTGACTTTGGACGCCTGTATTATGGACAAAGATGGGAATTGTGGTTCGGTGGTGTGCATGCAAAATATTGTGCACCCAGTTTCCGTGGCCAGAAAAGTGATGGAAGTAACCCCACACATCATCCTAGCGGGAAAAGGGGCAGAGAAATTTGCTTACGAACAGGGCTTCCCAAAAGAGGATTTACTCACCGAAAGCACACGAAAACAGTACGAAGAGTGGCTAAAAACCTCCCAATACGAGACCACCATCAATATAGAAAACCACGATACCATTGGCATGCTTGCCATTGATGGAAATGGAGATATTGCCGGCGCTTGCACCACCAGCGGAATGGCCTACAAAGTAGCAGGGCGTGTTGGCGACTCCCCTATTATTGGGGCAGGACTGTTTATCGATAACGAAGTGGGCGGTGCAACAGCAACGGGTGTCGGTGAGGAAGTCATTCGCACGGTGGGCAGCTTTTTGATTGTGGAATTGATGCGACAGGGCAAAAGTCCGCAAGAAGCCTGTGAAGAAGGCGTAAAACGCATCATGAAGAAAAATGCGGGCCGAAAGGATTTCCAAATTGGGTTTTTGGCCATCAACAAAAATGGGGAAACGGGCGGCTACTGCGTGCATCCCGGGTTTACCTATAGGGAATATTCTGCCAATGGACATGAAAACCGGGAGGTGACCAGTTTTTATGAGTAG
- a CDS encoding copper homeostasis protein CutC, with product MLVEVCANSLESARNAERAGADRIELCSELGVGGITPSVGLIQLVKKELTIPVHVLIRPRGGHFTYSDAEFEVMRGDILACKALGVQGIVSGILMEDFTVDVERMKVLVELARPLHFTFHRAFDWVAEPLEAIKQLEELGVQTILTSGGETAATEGIKNLAAWQQKTSMTLMPGGGVSPQNASNFKDIGLKAIHCSGTSFGKELKLSGKISMNSSKHLVEHQVAVSNVDTLKAIVRAVK from the coding sequence ATGCTGGTAGAAGTTTGCGCCAATTCGTTGGAATCGGCAAGGAATGCGGAAAGGGCAGGGGCGGACCGGATTGAACTCTGTTCGGAGCTGGGAGTGGGTGGCATCACCCCATCCGTAGGGCTTATTCAATTGGTGAAAAAGGAGCTGACCATTCCTGTTCATGTGTTGATACGTCCCAGAGGTGGACATTTCACCTATTCCGATGCTGAGTTTGAGGTGATGAGGGGCGATATTTTGGCGTGCAAGGCGCTAGGAGTGCAGGGCATTGTTTCTGGGATTTTGATGGAAGATTTTACGGTGGATGTAGAACGAATGAAGGTGTTGGTGGAACTGGCAAGGCCGTTGCACTTTACCTTTCACCGTGCATTCGATTGGGTAGCAGAGCCTTTGGAGGCCATCAAGCAGTTGGAAGAATTGGGGGTACAAACGATTTTGACTTCCGGAGGTGAAACCGCTGCAACAGAAGGCATCAAAAATTTGGCGGCTTGGCAACAAAAAACCTCGATGACCCTAATGCCCGGGGGAGGGGTGTCACCCCAAAACGCATCAAACTTCAAGGATATCGGACTCAAGGCTATCCATTGCTCCGGTACTTCTTTTGGGAAGGAATTGAAGCTGAGCGGAAAAATCAGTATGAATTCTTCCAAGCATTTGGTGGAACATCAGGTGGCCGTTTCCAATGTAGATACCCTAAAAGCCATCGTGCGTGCCGTTAAATAA
- a CDS encoding metallophosphoesterase — MSRFLVLAVLYVVLAVYGFQAFRTLFKSPLMQWSYIVLFLAALIFLTVKVMTYDPGDGFKGTAAIAGTIFAAFFLLALVLGFFLLLEDVVRLIGYGYNKIVGISESDAGYFPSRRKFISGIALGLAALPFGALLYGMYRGKYNYQVLKYELEFDDLPDAFHNYQITQISDVHSGSFDDYKKVEYGVNLINDQQSDVIFFTGDIVNNRSTELEPWKDVFSRLEAKDGVFSILGNHDYGDYAVWDTEEQKAQNMEDLKNMQKEMGFDLLLNSNRFLEKDGQKIALVGVENWGRGGFKKAGDLQKAKEGVSPEDFKILLSHDPSHWEDVVLHDDYHFHLTLSGHTHGMQFGVEIPGWIKWSPVKWRYKYWAGIYKELDQFINVNRGFGFIGYPGRFGIYPEISVITLKKKGLA, encoded by the coding sequence ATGTCCCGATTTCTTGTTTTGGCAGTTCTTTATGTGGTGTTGGCCGTTTATGGCTTTCAGGCCTTCCGAACGCTTTTTAAAAGCCCTTTGATGCAATGGAGTTACATTGTGCTCTTTTTGGCTGCCTTGATTTTCTTGACTGTTAAGGTAATGACCTACGACCCCGGAGATGGCTTTAAGGGTACTGCTGCCATCGCGGGGACCATTTTTGCCGCTTTCTTTCTGTTGGCCTTGGTATTGGGTTTCTTTTTATTGTTGGAGGATGTGGTCCGTTTGATAGGCTACGGATACAACAAAATCGTTGGGATTTCGGAATCGGATGCAGGTTACTTTCCTTCGCGAAGGAAGTTCATCAGTGGTATTGCACTAGGTTTGGCGGCATTGCCCTTTGGGGCGTTGCTATATGGCATGTACCGTGGCAAATACAACTATCAGGTACTGAAATACGAGCTAGAGTTTGATGACCTTCCGGACGCCTTCCATAATTATCAGATTACACAGATTTCCGATGTGCACAGTGGCAGTTTTGATGATTATAAAAAGGTGGAATACGGAGTAAATCTTATCAATGATCAACAAAGTGATGTCATCTTTTTTACAGGGGATATCGTAAACAATCGCTCAACGGAGTTGGAACCTTGGAAAGATGTCTTTTCCCGTTTGGAGGCCAAGGATGGTGTATTTTCCATTTTGGGCAACCACGATTACGGGGATTATGCCGTGTGGGATACGGAAGAGCAAAAGGCACAAAATATGGAGGATCTTAAGAACATGCAAAAGGAAATGGGCTTTGACCTCTTGTTGAACTCCAACCGTTTTTTGGAGAAAGATGGACAGAAAATTGCCTTGGTAGGTGTGGAGAATTGGGGTAGAGGTGGCTTCAAGAAAGCCGGCGATTTGCAAAAGGCGAAGGAAGGTGTTTCCCCAGAGGATTTTAAAATATTGTTGAGCCACGATCCCTCCCATTGGGAAGATGTGGTGCTCCATGATGATTACCACTTTCATTTGACCTTAAGCGGACATACCCACGGCATGCAGTTTGGTGTGGAGATTCCAGGTTGGATTAAGTGGAGCCCGGTAAAATGGCGCTACAAATATTGGGCTGGTATCTACAAAGAGTTAGATCAATTTATCAATGTGAACCGAGGTTTTGGATTTATCGGTTATCCCGGTCGCTTTGGTATCTATCCAGAGATTTCGGTAATCACATTAAAAAAGAAGGGATTGGCTTAA
- a CDS encoding thioredoxin family protein: protein MSKFGELIDLQVPVLLDFYAEWNEQSTAMHPVLSDVAAALGDKGKVIKIDVDKNKELSQALRIKGLPTLMIYKKGEMVWRQSGEQDANTLIGILNEYIK, encoded by the coding sequence ATGTCCAAATTCGGAGAACTTATAGATTTACAGGTCCCAGTATTGTTAGACTTTTATGCAGAATGGAACGAGCAATCGACCGCCATGCACCCTGTGCTGAGCGATGTGGCCGCTGCCCTTGGTGATAAAGGCAAGGTTATAAAGATTGATGTGGACAAAAATAAAGAACTATCCCAAGCCCTAAGGATTAAAGGGCTGCCCACTTTGATGATCTACAAAAAAGGGGAGATGGTATGGCGACAGAGCGGCGAGCAGGACGCCAATACGTTAATAGGAATCCTAAACGAATATATCAAATAA